The segment TGAGGCTCCACAGGTGGAAGCATCACAAGATGAGAACAAAAGAGAGGAGAATCCTCTAGAGTAAGTGAACCGTATCTTAGGTATGTCGAAATCATTGATTATAGCTGAAAAACCTAGTGTCGCGGCAGATATCGCCAAAGCTCTTGGAGGTTTCAAAAAACAAAACGATTACTACGAGAGCGAGACGGCGATCATTACCTCTGCAGTGGGGCACTTGCTAGAGCTGTGTGTGCCTGCAGAAATGGAAAAGAAAAAGGGGAAGTGGACGTTTGAGGCGTTGCCGGTGATCCCTGCAAAATTCGAGCTTAAGCCGATCGAAAAAACGGAGGCGCGTTTGAAGTTGATCAAGAAGTTGATTGCGCGACAGGACGTCAATGTCCTCGTCAACGCTTGCGACGCGGGACGCGAGGGAGAACTCATCTTTCGCTATATCGTTCAGTATTGTGGAACAAAGAAACCGATTCGTCGTCTCTGGCTGCAATCTATGACGCCAGATGCGATTCGGGAAGGCTTTGAACATTTGCGTGCGGATCAGGAGTTGTTGCCGTTGGCTGCAGCAGCTGTCTCGCGCAATGAATCGGATTGGCTCATCGGCATCAATGGCACGCGAGCCCTGACTGCGCTGAATAACAAGGATGGGGGATTTTATCTGACGACAGTGGGACGGGTGCAGACTCCGACGCTGGCTATTGTTGTGGATAGGGAAATCAAAATTAAAAATTTTGTTCCTCGCACCTATTACGAATTGCATGCCACATTTGCTGTGCAAGCTGGCACCTATGTGGGCAAGTGGTTTGATCCAGATTTCAAAAAATCGGATACGGATGAGCATGCGCGCGCTGAACGTATCTGGGAGCGCGCCAAAGCGGAGTCGATATTGAAAGCGTGTCAGGGGCAATATGGAGAAGTCGAGGAAGAAAAAAAGACGACTACACAAGCGGCGCCTTTGCTGTTTGATCTGACCACTCTCCAGCGTGAAGCCAATGCGCGGTTGGGTCTACCGGCCAAGCGCACTTTGGCAATCGCTCAGGCATTGTATGAACGGCACAAGGTGATCACCTACCCTCGCACAGATGCTCGTGCGCTTCCTGAGGATTACCTGCCGACGGTGCGTAAAACATTGGCCGCGCTTCGTGCGCCGACATTAGCGCCGTTTGCTCAAAAGGTGCTTGATGAAGGCTGGCTGAGGATGAATAAGCGCGTATTTGATAACAGCAAAATCTCGGATCACTTCGCAATCATACCGACGACGACAGAGGCAAAGCATCTCGACGAAATGGAGATGAAAATCTACGAGATAATTGCCAAACGGTTGATTGCAATTTTTTATCCGCCAGCGGAATTCGAAGTCGTCACGCGGATTACCCGTGTCGCTCAACACTGTTTCAAGTCTGAGGGAAAAGTCTTGATTGAGGCGGGCTGGTTGGCTGTTTACGGGCGAGAAGATCAGTCTGAAGAGGATTCGGAAAATCGCCTGGTGCCGGTGAAGAATGGAGAGAAACCCTTCACAGAAAAGATTGAGCTTAAGACTTTGCAGACTAAACCGCCAGCACGTTTTACAGAAGCGACTTTGCTTTCAGCGATGGAAGGTGCTGGGAAACTCATCGAGGATGAACAGCTTCGGGAAGCGATGGGCAAGAAAGGACTTGGCACTCCAGCCACGCGAGCAGCGATCATCGAGGGGTTAATCTCTGAAAAATATATAGATCGACTCGGAAAAGAATTAGTGGCTACACCCAAGGCTTTTGCCTTGATGGAGCAACTCAAAGCGCTCGATATTGAGACTTTGCGTTCTCCAGAGCTTACGGGCGAGTGGGAATATAAACTCAAACAGATCGAGGCAGGGGAATACACTCGCGAGCAGTTTATGTCGGAAATTGTCCAGCTGACTCGCACTATCGTGGATAGAGTGAAAAATTTCGAGGAGTCCAGACTTGAACCCAAACCTTTTCCTGCGCGTTCTCCTATTGATGGAGCTGAATTAGTGGAGACCTTACGGTATTATCAGACGCGGGATGGCTCTTTCCGAATTGCAAAAGTGATCTCGGGACGTGTTATGCAGCCTCATGAGGTGATCGAGTTGATCGAGAAACGTAAAGTCGGTCCGTTTTCAGATTTCATTAGCCGAAAATTCAATCGCCCATTTACGGCTACGTTGATTTTGAATGACGAAAACAAGGTGGAGTTCCTCTTTTCCGAGGAAAATCGCGTTCAGCAGGATGAGGAAATAATCAACTCGGAGCCGATCGGGGTATGCCCTGTTGATGGAGCTAAGGTTTACGAAACCGCAAGTTCATATATCTGCGAAAACGCTCTAGGGCAGAAAGCAAGCTGTAACTTTAAGATTTCTAAGAAAATATTAAATCAAATCATCGACCGAGAGCAGGCAGCTAAGCTTCTGCAGCAAAGACGAACGGATTTGTTGACAGGATTCATATCGGCTCGAACTAAGAAGCCATTTAGAGCATATTTGGAATTGAACGAAGAGAATAAGGTTGTTTTTGCGTTTCCAGATCGGACGGCTGCCTCGAAAACCTAAATTAACCGCGAAACTAAGCCCATACTAGGGGTGACGGGCAGGAGGGATGCGGATAGGCTGTCTTTCAGACAACTTGGTGCACGGCTTCACTGCAATTTGCTAGTGTGATTTAGTATAGTAAAGTATATCACATGCGTGTGTCGCATTATCTGTATGTTTGCATGTCAAATTATAGAGCCGAACGCATATCTGTAGCACCAGTTAAGCTCTGGATCGTTCTTTTGTTTGGCTTAATCGGTCAGGCATCCGCACAGGAAGTGGTGCTTCAATTTTTCAATACCCCATGGAAGGAGATACGCGATAAGATCCCTGAGCTAGCAGAGATTGGGTATACTACGGTCTATTTGCCTCCTCCTTTCAAAGCAGGTGGGGGGACTTTCTCATACGGATTTGATACTTACGACCGTTTCGATCTTGGGGAGAAGGATCAGATGGGAACGATACCGACGCGGTATGGAACGGCAGGGGAACTCAAGGCACTTATCCAGACGGCTCACACTCATGGGATCCGAGTTCATTTTGATAACGTGATGAACCATAATGGTGGGCCAACGCCCGGCTATGATGCTAACACGCCACTGAATATCCAACCGGGGATGGTTCCTGAAGATTTTCACTTGCGCACTATCGTGGGCTCCGATGGCAACACGTATTACCGCGTTCAGCCATACGGCTATGATACTTATTTTCTGAATGTTTTTACGACAAGCTTCGGGCTCGACATCGCCGTGGGCACCTCGCAAAACCTGCATTTTGGTCCCAAGACTAAAGACGATGGAGAATTCCCCAATCCGCCTCACCCATTGTATGTAGGCGTGCGCCAGCCAAACTACCCGAACGATCCTTATGCACCCGATACCACGAGATATTACCCTGATTTGGATCTTCCCATCCAGGTGAACGATGGGACGCAGACGATCACCGTTCATCCTTTTGCCAACAAAGAGCCCTACAGCGACGTCGGGCTAGACGGCAATCCCAATACGAACGATTTTGGGGAGAACAACGGTAAGTTCGATTGGAGTGATACGAATAATAACGGACAGCACGATGCGGGAGAGGCGTCTGAGCCGTTTCAGGACGTCGGAGTGGGCGAAGGGAATCCTAACCGTAACAACTTGCAGTGGGGGGCAGGAGATGGGAAATATAACATGGGGAATCCTGTTCCCGAAGACGTGGGCGGGTTCTTGATTCGGGCCGTTCGTTGGTTTACGGATCAATATAAAAGCGACGGTTATCGACTGGATGCCGTCAAGCACGTGCCGGCGAATTTTTTTGGAGATTTCTGGTCTAGCCTAGCCGTGCGAGACCGCAGCATTATCGGATATAACGGGAACATACAGATGCAGTTCAACTTGACGCGAGGATATAGTGATTGGAACAACCACCGAGATACTGTTTACACCAACTTTGGTCCGATAGATGATGCGATGCTCTACGGGGAGTATATCGGTGGGCCGAATGAGATGGGGAATCATTTCAACTCCGGCATGCGCATGGCGTATAACTGGACTCTGGATCGTTTTCGTGATCGCTCATCTGGGTTTGGAAGCCTAGCAGGAGCGGACGCACCAGGGGCTTTTGTGGGACCGTATGGTCCGAGTGGAGAAGTGATGTTTACAGGAAATCACGACAACAACGACATCTCTGGCCCGATGACTGGCAAGGGGACATATATTCCATTATCGGATCGTCCGATCGCGCATGCTTTTATGTTCACCGTAGATGGTCTTCCGATACCTTACACTGATGGCTACAATGAATCTCCCACAACGCCAGGAGAGAAAAACTTCACACAACACGGGGATAACGCTTTCGTAGGGCAGTGGGGCGATCCTCACATTCCAAACTTAGTATATATCAACCAACATTTTGCGCGAGGCACTCAACATGGTCGTTGGAGCGACTCAGGACAAGCCATTTTTGAGCGTCGGGATAAATCGGACAATCCAGCCATGACCGATGGTGACGCGGTGACGATGTTAGCTTGCATACGTCGAATTGGGACAAACAGTGCCCCGCTTCCGCCGTTCACCACTACTTTCGCTGAGGGAGCGACCCTTGTGAATTACTCTATGCACGGGGGACGATTTCAAGTGAAGGTTCAAGGCGGCACCATCAAAAACCTCGATGGCTCAAATTTTATCTTAGACCCCAACAAATACTACGTCTTCTCGTGGAGCAATCCTGAAATCCCTGCAGCATGGAATCAAGGAGTTACTGCCTGGGGTCAGCCCAAGCATAATGTAGACATGCACCCTATCCAGATCTTGCAAAATGGGCAGCCAGTGACCCAGACGGTGATGGTTCGTCGCTACGATGGTAAGGATGGGGACCCTGCGTTCAATCCTTACGGGTTGCCGGACTCCAACACTACAGATCGCGCCTATTTTGCCCCGGTTCCCCGTGTGACCAACGGCACCAATCTTTCCTTCATTGCCAGAGTGGACGGCTCAGCGGAGAACGTTTTATTTAAGCTCAACGGGGGGATAGATCTAAATGGCACTGTGCCGCCCGGCAACACCGATCCGGGGAAACGCGATCATCCGCCGGCTCTTTCCAACAATACGTATTTAGGGTATGAGCAAGGCACCTTCATACATCGCGTTGCAGAAAAGTTTGCAGCAGCAAACGTTATCCGGAATACAATCGGGTCACCTGGCTCGGAGTCCTATGAAGTGACGATAGGCTCTCCTGGTGCCGTGATCTACAACGGCCCGACTAACCTCAACGACTTCACCGGCACAGCACAGTGGGTCTACCACAATCCGCTGGCGAACGATGGCCCTAGCAATGCCTTGCAATTTCAACCTGCTCCCCAGTCGGCTGCAGGGCAACCGATCACACTATGGATTAAGGTCGGCTATCAGAATCAGGTTTCAAAGGTCTTTGTCTACTATACTACAGATGGGGCGACATTTCCTGAGGGAAGCGCCGGGGTGGGACGAGCCAATACCCAAGTAATCGAGGCAACCTGGCAATCGAATGCTCCATTTGATGGGACGGGAATAGCCGATTGGTGGAAAGCTACGCTTCCTCCACAGCCTGCCGGCACGAAGATTCGCTACAAGATCGGCGCTTTTCGCACCAACGCCCCGAGCCGCTTCCCCTTCTCCCCGACAGATATTGCCATTAAGCAACGAATGGAGACGCAATTTGCTATCCAGAACTTTAACGCTACCACTGTGCAATATTTCCCCCACATGGATTATGGGGCTATGACGACGGGTCTCAAAGAGGGGATGAACGTTATTCGTGCCCGCGCATTTTTGAAACGCGACGGAGCCCCCCAAGGGAACGGTAAGCGTGCCCCGATTTTCAACACATTTACCCGAGTCTTCTACTATGACACGAAGCGCCCTGAAGGGATGATACGGTTTCCTGCTACAGATGGCACGACCTTGACATCGCCAAATTACGAATTTGTCGTGCAAGCAGACGACACTGTGACGGAGGTCTGGTATCGCATTCAAGATTCTCTGCCGAGCAACGACGACTCAGTGACCGGTCAAAACAACGGCAATGGAGCCTGGGTGAAGGCCAATGAGCGGCCCCCAACACCTGGCCTGCCGAACTCTTTCAACCGCGAATGGCGATTCAACTACATCAACATCCCCTCCTCTGGGACAGCGACCATCCAAGTGCGTCTCAGAGAGATCAGTTCATCGCCCAACCATACCCTCACCGACGTTGCAGGTCACTACACCACTCTTACTCGTACGGTGAACACACAAGGTCCCGGCTACGAGATGTATGTTGGCTGGCCGCAAAACGATGGGGATACGGTTTTCCAAGGTTATGATCTGAAGGTGTATTTCTCAAAAATGCTCGGCAACAATATCTCTAAGGAGGATCTCATTAAATGCTTTACCCTTAAAATCAATGGAACCACACAGCCCTTCTATCTCTACGACATTGTTTACAACGAGACACCCAACCACCACGCTCTCAAATTCACGCTCCCTAACCTCTACAACGGCAACCCCAACTTCCTTCATGAAATTAAAGTGCATTTCTTCCGGAACGGTTTCCTTCCTCTGATGGCAGAGCGCTTGGTCAAGGCTCAGCCGGTTTCAACGCCGCTGGTGAATTTCATTACGCCTCCTGCAGTCAATGCAGACAATACGCCCTTTGTCCTTACCCTGCCAGAGAAGGCAAGCCTTCAGCCTGCAGATCGAGAATACACTGTCACAGTTGAAACGAGCAACACAGTGCAAAATCTTAACATAGTATTCCAAGGCACAGGCCCTGGCACCTTTGCTCTCGACGATGTGGAGACGCTCAACACCATCAAAAAGTGGAGTTTTATCTGGAGTTTGCCCATGAATAACAACAAGACAGTGTTGGAGGGAACGTTTACCCTCAAAGCGAATGCCGATACAGACGGCAACACCTCTACCATCGAGGCCACGGCGACGCGAGCCGTTCAAGTCCGCCTGCTACAACTGGTAGCGGCAAATCCGAACGATGCCGATGACGATGACGATGGTTTGCTCGATGTAGATGAGACTTCTCCGAAGTCTCTTCCGACCACGCCATCTGCATCATGGAACAACGGCGATGTGCACATTCACTTCACTTATGGTCTCACGAATCCGCTAAGCCCTGACTCGGACGGTGACGGACTGCCCGATGCGCTCGAGCTTGGATTCCGCACGCCTATCAATGCCTCTGCCACGAATCTCTCGGCTGATACGAACGGAGATGGCATACCCAACTTCATCGCTGATCTTGATCCGCCTTTTTACAATACTACGGACAACATTGGTAAAGTGCCTAACGTAGATCCTGCTGGGATAGATTGGCGTCGTGCTGAGCTACGGGGAGGCACCACTACCGATCCAAATAGCCCCGACACGGATGGTGATGGCCTTCAGGACGGCATCGAAGACGCCAATCGCAACGGGTGGACAGATGGAGATGGACAGTCGCTCGCTCCCAATCAACAACCTGCCCTCACTCGCCAGTGGCCCAACAACAAAATTGATACAGGCGAGAATTGGCATGAGACGGCGGCCAACCTAGGCGACTCTGATAATGACGGGCTATCCGATGGGAACGGCGAAGACAAGAATTTCAACGGTCGCACAGACCTCTTCCTCCTTTATTCCAACAATACGCAAAAAGAAATTCTTCTCTCTCAGACTACTGACGGCGCACAACACGTGGCTGGCGCTTCCTACCGATACGGCGGGCAAACCTCCCGAGGAATTAACTACTCCGCCCTATTTGCAGACTACAGCCCTGCAGGAAACGGTATCAAGCAGAGTGGTGGTTGGCCTAAGATACTGATCAAAGAGACGGATCCACTGCGGGCGGATACGGATGGTGACGGCCTCCCCGATGGCTGGGAGGTCAACCAAGGGCTGAATGCGCTGGATAATGGCACCTACAATTTCTTCAGTGGCACAGCGGGTTCGCCTGCCAACGGGGCGACTGGCGATCCTGACAACGACGGTTTCACCAACTTGCAAGAGTTTATTAACGGCACTAATCCGAAGTCGCCCAATACAGGCACGCCGCCTCCTCCTGGCTCCATCGTGATCGGCCCAGGGGCAACGACGACCGTGGGGGCAGCAGTGAACGATAATGTATTCACCGATTGGTCAGCGAATGACATCATCGCCTTGGATCGCTTTGATCCGTTGGAGGTATCGGGAGGCCTGGGGACGAACGGAGGTGACGTTTATTTCAGGCCATGGCAGAGTGATAACTGTGAGCGATCGCGCGATCTACTCGCTTTCTACGCACGGGATGGTGGGTCAGACGGACGGTTCTATTTCCGTGTGGATCTACTCGATCTGCGACAGGCGTGCATCGAAAAAGGATTCGATCTCTACATATTGATTGACACAGGCAACGTAAATGTGGGTGAAGCCAAGCTTCCGGATAATCTCAATGTGCTCACAAAGATGCGCTGGGAGGTAGCGATAGCGGTGCGCGGGCCGAATCAAGGCACCGTCTTCGTGAACAAACCCGGTAGCCCGAACACTAATGTGCTCACCGATAACATCAACTACTCAGCGAATGATGTCGAGGTGCGAGTAAGCCAGCCGGGAAGCCCGCATGCGACTGGCCTTCAAGCAGCTTATTTTGACTATGGGCTTGATTCGATCGAGTTTTCGATTAGTCGCCAGGCCCTTCTGGATGCGGGTTGGAATGGGATCAATCCGAGTCAGTTAAATTATCAAGTCATCACGACACGAGATGGGCTAAACACTTTACCGCTCTCCGCTAGCAACCCAGGTGGCGTTCTCGACGGTCCGAATATTCACGATACAATTCGAAACGACTGGTATACGGAGGATGAGGCGGGGACGACGACGTCGCCGATTGGGATCGACCAATACCGCCTAAATAAGAGGCTCGAATTACTGCAGTATCCGTTGCCCCAGTGGGTAGGGGTGAATGCGGATAATGATCGTGGAAAACGGATCAAAGTGATTCATGTAGTGCATGGGAATGAACCTCTGTTGCCAGCATCGACGATACAGCAGTATATCAACAACGGTGCCGGAGCAGGCTACTATCGTGTGCTAGATGCTCACCAGGCGTTTAATGTTCCTTTCACGCTTCACATCACGCCGACATTGGCCTCAGCTATACAATGGGCGGAAGTGAATCCTAATGCGAATAAACCGTGGCGCGACGGCCCTGCATTCAATCAACGGATCAAGAATTTCGTCCAGCAAGGATTGACGAAGCTTACCGGCACAACATTTGCCGATCATCCGTTGCCATACTATCCGCTCCAGTTTACGCAGTCGAGTGTGCAGCTTGCAAAGGAGATTCTCGATGGGATTTACGGAGCTGGGGCGACATCGACGAAGGTATTTTGGGCGCCGGAGCGGATATTGAATGCGAACGCGCTCAATTTAATCCAGCAGATGGGCTTTAACTATACGTTTATCGATCAGCCGACTCATATGCGACAGTGGGTGAATCATTTGACGCCGCTAAATCCATTCTTTGGTTTTAATGCCTCGATCGGGGTAGACGCGCATCGGATCAATACTTTTAATGGAGTGCGATGTCTACCGATAGTGCGACCCTTCGATCTGATCCGACAAACGAATCAGGACAACGGCTTACCGATCAATCAACGACAGTATTTGGCGGGGCGAGCAAATGAGGGGGTCTGGGATGGGCAACATCCGCAGGTGGTGACGTTGGTTTCGTATTTTGATGATTTCCGGGATAAGCTGACAGCGGATGCATATGACGTGAATTTACGATGGATGGCCAATAAACAGTGGATACAGTTTGTGACGGCAGATCAGATTGCGGATAATGTGATTGATATATCGGTGCCGCCAGACAACGTGCCGGATACGTGGAATACGGTAAATCGTGGCAACAGCACGACGTTGCCTAATGTAAGTTACGAGTGGCTACATTATGCGACGCGAGAAAATTACGATCATTGGTATAATGGTCTGCAAGTGAACGGGCAGCCTGTCTATCAGGGTTTGCGAGATACTTTCCTCAACATTCGTACGGCAGTGCCGCTTCCGAAGCCTTATGGGACGCTTTTGGGAACGGGTTCTGGTATTCTGAAGGATGCATGGGATAAAGTGCTCTCGATTCCGAATGCAGCGACAGATTTGGCTCGGCTGGCTGGAATGACGTTATTTACTGCCAATCGGCTTGCGGGTTTCCACAATCAGACAAATCCGAATCTAAATTTTGCGCGTTTCTCGAATGGTTCATTCGTTTTTCCGGATAATCCGGATAATTTAGCGGCTTTTGCTCGTGTAACGCAGTCGCAGGCACGGTTTGCAGCGGTGTATCATCGGGTGCATACATGGGCTATCTCTGCGCAGAATGGAGTTTACAATGGGGCTGCGCAGGCATCTGCGGAGGACATAGATTTGGATGGAGAGAACGAGTATTTATTGATGAATCAACATATATTTGCCTACTTTGAGCGCATGGGGGGCCGTCTTATTGCCTCGTGGATTCGGGATCCGCAGACAAATCAAGTTTACCAGACGACGGGCAATTTTCTCTCGTATTCGAATAGTGAGGATGAAAGCGAGGGAGTTGCGAACGTATTTAACAACACTCCTGCGGCACATCGGACTTCAGGGTTCAAAGATAGGTGGGCGATTCAAGGTGGGAACGGGACTACGACAAATATCAATGCTCTTTACAACGTGACTCCAGCGAGCTCAGGGAGCACGGCCGGATGGACTTTCTCCACATCTACTATACAGAAGACGATCACTTTGGGTGCAAATTCAAAAGCGCTTCAGGCGACTTATACCCTTTTGGGTGGAGTCACTCAGTTATTTGTTCGGTTTGGTCTTAGTCCACATCTTTCCGATCTGCTTGCTAACGGCCAAAAGAATTTGCTGCCTGTGCAAAATACCGGGGGTATCTTTACTCTCGTGAATGATGCGCCATCGGCAAAGGTGACCACTTCGGTGATCTATGGTGCAGGAGGAAACAATGCTACGTTTAATGCTGCTGCGAATGATGATGATGGGCTATTCGATGCTCGTCCGATGCGCAATCAAAGTCTTACTCACCAAGTCGAAGTTACAGGCGGCAGCACCTTCCAAGTCGCTCTTGGCTTTGATATCCAGCCAAGCACATTTGATTCCGATGGTGACGGGATGCCGGATGCTTGGGAGACGGCGAACGGGCTTAATCCTAATAATCCTAATGGCATCAACGGGGCGGGTGGTGATTTTGACGGCGACGGTCGGACGAATTTTGCGGAATACGTTCTTGGCACTTCCGCTAATAACTCTTCTGATGCTCATCTACCTATCCTTCAAATCACGCCTTTGGGGGCCTTGGGGAATCAACTTCAATTTGCTACGCTGACGGGGCGTCAATATCGAGTGCAGTTTACTAACTCGCTGACAGCTAATCCCACTTGGAGTGCTGCATCAAATTGGATGAATGGCACTGGGGGCGTCATGACCTGGATCGATAATGGTAGCACGACGGGCTCGCATCCTAATTCTGCGCCGCGAAGATTTTATCGCCTGGAGGTGCAGCTCGCTCCTTGATGGGCGGCTGGGTTAAGTTGGTCTTGGGTTTGGGCGATTCGGTTGTGAATGGGGTTTAATGAAGGTTGGGTGTAGGGGCAAGGGGCTGTGGTGAGGCTTTCTGGTGCTGTGGTTTTTTTTTGGAAGGTGTGGTGCTTGTGGTGCTAGGTTTATTCTTCGGGCAGTGTGGACACGTCGATGATGGAGCCGTCTTCGGCGACGATTTCGACCAGCGGGTTGGGCTTGATGAGGTCGTGGTGAAGGGTGTAGATGTCTGTCTTGACGGCGTAGTAAAAGAAGCGCCGGGCGGTGGTTTCGTAGATGCCGATGGGCCAGATGAGGTCGCCGCGGGGGTGGGGGGCTTTTAGGGTGATGCGGAAGGTGGCGGGGTCTACGTCGTTGTATTCGATGAAATCTCCGTAGTCGAGGCGGCGGACTTCTTTGTCGTTTTCGAGGATGATGAGGGGGAGGTCTTGGTAGAAGTTGCGGATGTGGACGTCGGTGGTTTGTTTAGTGGCCGGGTCGTAGGTGTCGTTGATCGTCTCGATGCGGTATTTTCCGTCGCGGCCGAGGAGGAGGATGGTGTAGTATTCGTCGCGCTTGATGTTGAGGGTGACTTCTTGGATGGGGGTGTTTGGGGATTCGGGGCGGATGAGGGAGAAGGTGTAGGTTTCTGGCTCGAGGTGAGCGAAGTTGCCTGTCCACAAGAGCGGCATGGATGGGGCGATGGGGATCGGTTTTTTTTTGCCATCTATGATTTGGAGGGAGATGCTGGGATTGGGGTCGACGATGGCGTTGAGGATGCGGATGTAGCCGAAGTTTTTGTTGCGGAGTTTTGCGCCTTTGGGGAGTTGACTCGGCAAAATGGCGTGGAGGGAGAATGGTAATAACGCTAGGAGGAGAAGAGGGGTGAGGGTTTTCATAAGCGGATTGAGCGGTTGATGGGTATATCAGTAATATTCAGCGCTGATGATTTTAATGAGGTAGTCGGATGGCGGGCTGAAACGTTTTTGGGGATCATATTTTACATCATGTCGGTCGTTGATTGTGATGCTAGAGTTATTGCTGGCGTTTTCGTAATCTATTTTGTCGTAGGGTGCTTTGGGGTTGTAGTTTCGAAGGGCGGGATTCTCATTGTAAACGGGATGGAGAGAGAAGGTGACTTTGGCTTTTGCCGTGGCCATGGGGGTTGGGTTGGAGGAGCCTGGGGCTTGTGTGAGGGATTGGCCGACGCAGTAAACGGTGAAGACGTTTCCGCGAGTGGTGATGACTTCTGCGAGGCGGGCGAGGAGGGCTTCGCGTGTGCGACCGGTGGCTTTGGCCATGTCGATACCGAGGAGGTTGGTTTCGCTGAAAAGGTAGCGACCGTTGAATTGCAGCTCTGAGAGCTGGCCGCGCTCGGCGAGGGCAGTGGGGGCGATGGTGATGGGCATGGCTGGGTTGAGATTTTTGTAGGCTTGAACAATGGAGTTGACGAGGCTGTCGATTTCTGAGTTGGAGGGGTTTTCTTTGTTGATGAGGTAGGGGTCGTAGACGTCTGATTTTTTGACGATATCTGCAGAGTTGTTTTCAATGGTCTGGTTGTATTCCTTGAAATTAAGGCGGTGGAAGAGGGCGCGGAGGGTGCGGCCGTTGTCGCGGAGGAGGCCGTTGATGTTGTAGGCGCCTGGGAGGTGGAGGTGGGGGATGGTGGTGAAGAAGTCGATGAGGCGCCATGCGGCGAGCATGTAGGTTTGAGGTTTGGCGGGGTCAACGATGAAGCCGTTGGGATTGTGGTCGGGGAGGTTGGGACGGGCGTCGCTTTGGCCGATGTTGAGGGATGTGCCGCCGGGTTGAGCGAAACGGACTTCGTCGAGGTTGCTGGCGTAAACGACGGGGTCGAAGACACGGCCGAGGTCAGCGATCGAGTCGAGGTTCATTTGGCGATGAACGGCATAGGCTGAGAAGATGGCGTTTAGGGCGCCTGGTTGGCTAAGGGCTTGTGGGCTATGGGGGAGGTCACGCCATTTGAATTGGGGAATATTCAGAGCGAGGAAGCGGTTGATGATGTTAAAGCCGAAGAGGCTGTCAGGGTTTTGAACAACTAGATTGCGAACACTCGCTGCCGCTGGCATGGAGTTGCGAATGCTTTGTTGAGTGATGTTATTGTTAGAGAAGAGATAATACTGATCAAGAAAACCGATCGGGTCTCCAGT is part of the Candidatus Methylacidiphilales bacterium genome and harbors:
- a CDS encoding DNA topoisomerase III is translated as MSKSLIIAEKPSVAADIAKALGGFKKQNDYYESETAIITSAVGHLLELCVPAEMEKKKGKWTFEALPVIPAKFELKPIEKTEARLKLIKKLIARQDVNVLVNACDAGREGELIFRYIVQYCGTKKPIRRLWLQSMTPDAIREGFEHLRADQELLPLAAAAVSRNESDWLIGINGTRALTALNNKDGGFYLTTVGRVQTPTLAIVVDREIKIKNFVPRTYYELHATFAVQAGTYVGKWFDPDFKKSDTDEHARAERIWERAKAESILKACQGQYGEVEEEKKTTTQAAPLLFDLTTLQREANARLGLPAKRTLAIAQALYERHKVITYPRTDARALPEDYLPTVRKTLAALRAPTLAPFAQKVLDEGWLRMNKRVFDNSKISDHFAIIPTTTEAKHLDEMEMKIYEIIAKRLIAIFYPPAEFEVVTRITRVAQHCFKSEGKVLIEAGWLAVYGREDQSEEDSENRLVPVKNGEKPFTEKIELKTLQTKPPARFTEATLLSAMEGAGKLIEDEQLREAMGKKGLGTPATRAAIIEGLISEKYIDRLGKELVATPKAFALMEQLKALDIETLRSPELTGEWEYKLKQIEAGEYTREQFMSEIVQLTRTIVDRVKNFEESRLEPKPFPARSPIDGAELVETLRYYQTRDGSFRIAKVISGRVMQPHEVIELIEKRKVGPFSDFISRKFNRPFTATLILNDENKVEFLFSEENRVQQDEEIINSEPIGVCPVDGAKVYETASSYICENALGQKASCNFKISKKILNQIIDREQAAKLLQQRRTDLLTGFISARTKKPFRAYLELNEENKVVFAFPDRTAASKT